ACCCCGATTCGCGAAGCGACTTCCTGTGCGTCGTCCTCCTCGGAGAGGCGGACGATCGCTTTCTTTTTGCCCTTCATCGTTACCTGCGTGTTGATGTTCTGGACCGAGATCTCGAACCGCTCCTCGACCTCGTCCCGAATTTCGGGCTTGGTCGCGTCCGGGTTGACGACGAACTGGAGCTTGTTCTCGAAGTCCATGTCGTTCATCGCCTTCTCCGTGACGAGCGGGTGTTCGATGGCCGAGCTCATCGGTCGGCCACCTCCTCGAGTGCGCTTTCGGTCCAGACCGTCAGCCGTCCCGGCTGTGCGCCGGGCGCGAGATCCTCCGCGTTGACCTCAGCTGCCGTCGTTACGTCGGCACCGGCGAGGTTCCGGGCCGCACGGGACGGGCCGGCCTCGCTGGAGGTGACGAAGAGGATCGACGTCGGCGTCTTGTACTTGCGGCCACGGGCTTTCCCCTGACCGGAACGGACGCTGCGACCCTCGTCGGCGCGTTCGATGTCGTCCGCGAGGCCGGCTGCCTCGAGGAAGTCGACGACGTCCTGCGTCTTGTGGAGGTCCTCGAACTCGTCGTCGACGACGACGGGAGTCTCGACGTCCTCGTCGAACTCGTGGCCGCGCTCGGCGACGAGTTCGGCGTCGGTCGTCGCAGCGATCGCGCTGCGGACGGCCAGTTTCTTTGCTTTCGTGTTGATCGATTCGGACTGGTCTTTCTCGGCTTTCGGCGGGTGTGCCTTGCGTCCCTTGACGGCCTGGGGAACGCGTCGAGCGCGACCCTCCTGTCGTGGAACGTGGGCCATCCCGCGGCCGCTACCGAACGATTCGGCCGGCGTTCGAAGGCCGGCGAACTCGTCGGCACCGTAGTCCTGTTTTCGGTTTGCCTGCGCGGCGCGCACGGCGCGGCCGATCAAGTCCGGGCGGTAGGTGGTCTCGAAGACCGCCGGGAGCTCGACCGTGCCCGCGTCCGAGCCGTCCAGGTTTCGTACTGTTGCGTCCATGTGTTATCCCTGGTTGGATGCGGTGGAGACGTAGCGCACCTCGGGATCGAGGCGCGGCTGGTCTCCGGGTCGGATCGCCGGGCGGAAGCGTACGAGACGCTGTTGTGGCCCGGGGAGCGAGCCCTTGATCAACGCGTGCGGTCCGTCGACTTCGCCGTAGTTGACGAAGCCGCCGTCGACCGTC
This portion of the Natrinema salinisoli genome encodes:
- the rpl4p gene encoding 50S ribosomal protein L4; protein product: MDATVRNLDGSDAGTVELPAVFETTYRPDLIGRAVRAAQANRKQDYGADEFAGLRTPAESFGSGRGMAHVPRQEGRARRVPQAVKGRKAHPPKAEKDQSESINTKAKKLAVRSAIAATTDAELVAERGHEFDEDVETPVVVDDEFEDLHKTQDVVDFLEAAGLADDIERADEGRSVRSGQGKARGRKYKTPTSILFVTSSEAGPSRAARNLAGADVTTAAEVNAEDLAPGAQPGRLTVWTESALEEVADR
- a CDS encoding 50S ribosomal protein L23; translated protein: MSSAIEHPLVTEKAMNDMDFENKLQFVVNPDATKPEIRDEVEERFEISVQNINTQVTMKGKKKAIVRLSEEDDAQEVASRIGVF